From a region of the Vaginimicrobium propionicum genome:
- a CDS encoding F0F1 ATP synthase subunit B, giving the protein MTGFGLIPLEGTFGPLAPEHWSEVVVGFVLAVLIAFGVQKFVVPKFETMYAERSNEIEGGIRRSEQAQLEAKASKAEYQALLDRARGDSVAAREKAKEQAAAIVAEARDQAQHEAERMIAQARAQIESERAEAFSQLQKEVGGLATTLAGRIIGEELSNSEAASRTVDRFLTELESK; this is encoded by the coding sequence ATGACCGGGTTTGGATTGATTCCCCTAGAGGGAACATTTGGCCCACTGGCTCCTGAGCATTGGTCGGAGGTGGTGGTTGGGTTCGTGCTGGCCGTTTTGATTGCCTTTGGTGTTCAAAAGTTCGTGGTGCCTAAGTTCGAGACGATGTATGCCGAGCGATCGAATGAGATCGAGGGCGGTATTCGTCGATCTGAGCAGGCGCAACTAGAAGCTAAAGCATCTAAAGCTGAGTATCAGGCGCTCTTGGATCGAGCGCGCGGGGATTCAGTTGCGGCTCGCGAGAAAGCTAAAGAGCAAGCGGCAGCAATAGTCGCTGAAGCTAGGGATCAGGCTCAGCATGAGGCTGAACGCATGATTGCGCAAGCCAGGGCACAGATCGAATCTGAACGTGCTGAGGCTTTTAGCCAGTTGCAGAAAGAAGTTGGCGGCTTGGCAACCACCTTGGCTGGGCGAATCATCGGCGAAGAGCTTTCAAATTCTGAGGCTGCCAGCCGTACCGTGGATCGTTTCCTAACCGAGTTGGAGTCGAAATGA
- a CDS encoding F0F1 ATP synthase subunit delta, whose product MTSTVVTLDSRLSQSKAVSGATRMVAEELFAVTDELAAKPKLRRLLSGLTLTTEQRVNLVRELFGKQLSTQTVDILVAAVELDWDSPLDFARALESQGLDIILDVAENTELVLEQLFAFGRYTNRNQDLRSTLSDEAIPIADRRQLVEEALSGCLPTTILLAQRAVGRANNYEHAVGMYIEEVALKRGRKVARVTVAQPLSPSQRDRLEKALSKIYSSEIDLVIDIDASVLGGARIDVGYEAIDATISGRLDGLRRTLNEEK is encoded by the coding sequence ATGACCAGCACGGTAGTGACGCTAGATAGTCGACTAAGCCAGTCAAAAGCGGTCTCAGGCGCGACTCGGATGGTAGCCGAGGAGTTATTCGCGGTTACCGATGAGCTTGCGGCCAAGCCTAAATTGCGCAGGCTTTTGTCGGGATTGACGCTCACTACCGAGCAGCGAGTGAATCTCGTGCGTGAATTGTTTGGTAAGCAGCTATCGACGCAAACAGTGGATATTCTTGTGGCCGCAGTGGAATTGGATTGGGATAGCCCACTGGATTTTGCTAGAGCGCTTGAGAGTCAAGGTCTCGACATTATTTTGGATGTCGCTGAAAATACCGAGCTTGTGCTTGAGCAGTTATTTGCGTTTGGACGTTACACCAATAGAAACCAAGATTTACGCTCGACTTTAAGCGATGAAGCTATTCCGATTGCTGATCGCCGTCAGTTAGTAGAAGAAGCTCTTAGCGGATGCTTGCCGACAACCATTTTATTGGCTCAGCGGGCAGTAGGCAGAGCGAATAACTACGAGCATGCTGTGGGTATGTACATCGAGGAAGTGGCTCTAAAACGGGGTCGCAAAGTTGCTCGTGTGACAGTTGCCCAACCGCTTAGCCCAAGCCAGCGTGACAGGTTAGAAAAAGCATTGAGCAAAATTTACTCATCAGAAATTGATTTGGTGATCGACATCGATGCCTCGGTGTTAGGCGGGGCACGAATTGATGTTGGATACGAGGCAATAGACGCAACGATTTCGGGTCGTCTTGATGGCTTGCGTCGGACGCTGAACGAAGAAAAATGA